GCTATCAGGAAGATGAAATAGATACCCTCATTGGCTCACAAACTACCAAGGCGGTGGAGTTGGCAGCCTATATAGAAGATGATGTAGAGCTTGGCACCCGTCTGAAATTTAACCTGGGTTTGCACCTCTCTGGATTTAAGGTAGGTGATGAATTTTATAGCTCATTACAGCCACGCCTCGCAGCCCGATATCTCATTGATGAGCAAACATCTGTGAAAGCTTCTTACGTACGCATGGCACAGTTTATTCACCTACTTACCAATTCAGGGATTGGCTTACCTACAGACTTATGGGTGCCTGCTACCGAAAATGTGCGTCCTCAACGTGCCCAGCAATTTGCCTTAGGCGTAGCCCGAAATCTTAGTGGCGGTTATGAACTGAGCCTGGAAGGATATTACAAAAATATGTACAACCTGATTGAATACCGTGAGGGTGCTAGCTTTATTGAAGTGAATAAAGACTGGCAAACTAAAGTAGCTGTAGGTGATGGCCGTAGCTATGGAGCGGAGGTTCTACTACAGAAAAAAGAAGGCAGAACTACCGGGTGGTTAGGCTATACCCTCTCCTGGACCGACCGCCAGTTTGATGAACTCAACTTTGGTAAGCGCTTCCCTTATAAATACGACCGCCGACATGACCTGAGCCTGGCGGTAGTATACAACTGGAAAGAGAATATAGACTTATCATTCACCTGGGTATATGGTAGTGGCAATGCCATTACTTTACCCAATGCCAAATACTTGGGATATAGCAGAGACAGTTATTTAGATAGCCCTCCCTACCAAACTATTAACCATTATGGAGAACGCAACAGTTATAGAATGAGGGCTTATCACCGACTGGATGCCAGCATTACTTTCAAGAAAGAGACCCGCTGGGGAGAAAGATCATGGGTTTTTGGTGTTTACAATGCCTATAGCAGAAAAAATCCTTTTTACATCTATCTGGCTAATGTGGACTACGATTCTCAGTATGGTGAGTTTAGGCAGGTTAGCCTGTTCCCAATTATTCCATCATTTAGTTATCGCTTTAAATTTTAAAGTATGAATAAGAAGTGCCAAATATATTTACTACTCATTATGCTGCTGATGGCATGTGAGTCTGTCGTGACTATAGATGTTCCTCAAGAGCCATCTCGTCTGGTACTTAATTCGATTATTAATGAAGATGCTTATATAGAAGTATTTTTATCTCGTAGCAAGTATGTGCTTAGTAATAGCCAGCTGGAAGCTGTAGATGGAGCAGAAATTATGCTGGAAGAAGACGGGCAGGTGATAGCAAGGCTGGAAGCAAACCGTACCAGCACACTTAGTGGTGTATACACTACTGACTACAAGCCTAAAGCTGGCAACACCTATACGCTTAAAGCTTCTCACCCTGATTTTAATTCTGTAGAAAGTAGCACTACCATTCCTGTAGTGGTTCCTATTCATACTCTCAAATACGATACTACGGTTTACGAAGATAGTTATTATGACTACAACGACTCCCTGGTTACTAAACGGTATGTAAGTCTGGATGATATCTGGCTCGGTATAAGTGATCCACCCGAAGAAGAAAACTTTTACGAAATCGTTCTGTATCATTATTATCAGGAAGTGGTAGAAATGTATGACGAGGAGGGCAACTATCAGGGCTATGATACGGTAGACTATGCAATACCAGTGTACATCACTAGCGACGACCCGGTAGTCAGTGAGAATGATTTTTTTGAAGATTCTGGATATGTAGGTTCTTCACTGCTGTTTTCTGACGAAATATTTAACGGAAAAACCTATACTATTCATTTTGAAGAAAGCTATGGCTCTGTTTATTACTCTAATAAAGAGCAGGAAAATGAGTACCTCTTGCAGCTTCGTTCTTTAAATAAAAGCCAGTACCAGTATCTTCGCTCCATAGATTTACAATACGATACAGAGGGGAATCCCTTCTCTGAACCGGCACCAGTATACAATAATATTGAAG
This window of the Porifericola rhodea genome carries:
- a CDS encoding DUF4249 domain-containing protein, which codes for MNKKCQIYLLLIMLLMACESVVTIDVPQEPSRLVLNSIINEDAYIEVFLSRSKYVLSNSQLEAVDGAEIMLEEDGQVIARLEANRTSTLSGVYTTDYKPKAGNTYTLKASHPDFNSVESSTTIPVVVPIHTLKYDTTVYEDSYYDYNDSLVTKRYVSLDDIWLGISDPPEEENFYEIVLYHYYQEVVEMYDEEGNYQGYDTVDYAIPVYITSDDPVVSENDFFEDSGYVGSSLLFSDEIFNGKTYTIHFEESYGSVYYSNKEQENEYLLQLRSLNKSQYQYLRSIDLQYDTEGNPFSEPAPVYNNIEGGYGIFAGYSLDAKTISLQD